The segment CGCGTTCCTGGAGGCGCGCGTGCTGGAGCTGCGCCGCTCCGGCACGCAGGTGGTGTTCTGGGACGTGGACGCCCCCGCCACGCTGGAGCGCGTGGCGAAGGACGCGCACGACCTCTTCCGCCCGCTCATCCCCCGCTACGACCACATCCTCACGTATGGCGGCGGCGCGCCGGTGGTGAACGCGTACCGGGAGCTGGGGGCCCGGCGCTGCGTGCCCATCTACAACGCGTTGGATCCGGACACGCACCACCCGGTGCCCCCGGAGGCGCGCTTCGCCGGGGACCTGTGCTTCCTGGGCAACCGGCTGCCGGACCGGGAAGCGCGCGTGGAGGACTTCTTCCTCAAGGCCGCGGCGCTGCTGCCCCAGGCGCGCATGCTGCTGGGAGGCAGCGGCTGGGAGCAGCGCGTGCTGCCCGGCAACGTGCGGCGCCTGGGCCACGTCTACACGCAGGACCACAACGCGCTGAACTGTTCGGCGCGGGCGGTGCTCAACATCCACCGCGACAGCATGGCGCGCTTCGGCTTCTCGCCCGCGACGCGCGTGTTCGAAGCGGCCGGCGCGGGCGCGTGCCTCATCACCGACGCGTTCGAGGGCGTGGAGCAGTTCCTGGAGCCCGGGCGCGAGGTGCTGGTGGCCCGCTCCGGCGAGGAGGTGGCCGAGCACGTCCAGCGCCTCACCGACACGGAGGCCCGGCGCCTGGGGCAGGCGGCGCTGCGGCGCGTGCTGGCGGAGCACACGTACGCGCACCGCGCGGTGCAGGTGGAGGCGGAGCTGGGCTACCGCGCCGCTGGCGCCGAGGTGCTGGCGCCGGGGGGGACGTGATGCAGCCCCAGCGCATGCACGTCGTCTTCCTGGGCCTGTCCATCACCTCCAGCTGGGGCAATGGACACGCCACCACCTACCGGGGGCTGGTGCGGGAGCTGGAGCGGCTGGGACACGACGTGCTCTTCCTGGAGCGGGACGTGCCCTGGTACGCCGCGCACCGGGACACCCGGGGCGCGCTCCCCGGGCGCACGGAGCTGTACTCGAGCCTGGAGGACCTGAGGGCCCGCTTCACCTCCGAGGTCCAGCGGGCGGACCTGGTGGTGGTGGGCTCCTACGTGCCCCAGGGCGTGGAGGTGGGCGGGTGGGTGCAGCGCACGGCCCGGGGCGTCACGGCCTTCTACGACATCGACACGCCGGTGACGCTCGCGAAGCTGGGGCGCGGGGACTTCGAATACCTCTCGCCCGCGCTGGTGCCGGGCTACCGGCTCTATCTATCCTTCACGGGCGGGCCCACGCTCCAGCGCATCGAACGGGAGCTGGGGTCCCCCGCGGCCCGCCCGCTCTACTGCAGCTGCGATCCAGAGCTGTACGCGCCCCGGGACGGCGACGTGCGCTGGGACCTGGGCTACCTGGGCACGTACAGCGACGACCGGCAGCCGGTGCTGGAGCGGCTGATGCTGGACGCGGCGGAGGCCTGGCCGGAGGGCCGCTTCGTGGTGGCCGGGCCGCGGTATCCGGAAGGGGTGTCCTGGCCGCCCAA is part of the Corallococcus soli genome and harbors:
- a CDS encoding CgeB family protein — its product is MSRGLRIAFFGSSLVSAYWNGAATYYRGLIRALHARGHRVTFYEPDAYGRQEHRDLDDPDWARVVVYSAHGTDGLEACLEDAWGSDVVVKASGVGTFDAFLEARVLELRRSGTQVVFWDVDAPATLERVAKDAHDLFRPLIPRYDHILTYGGGAPVVNAYRELGARRCVPIYNALDPDTHHPVPPEARFAGDLCFLGNRLPDREARVEDFFLKAAALLPQARMLLGGSGWEQRVLPGNVRRLGHVYTQDHNALNCSARAVLNIHRDSMARFGFSPATRVFEAAGAGACLITDAFEGVEQFLEPGREVLVARSGEEVAEHVQRLTDTEARRLGQAALRRVLAEHTYAHRAVQVEAELGYRAAGAEVLAPGGT
- a CDS encoding CgeB family protein, with amino-acid sequence MQPQRMHVVFLGLSITSSWGNGHATTYRGLVRELERLGHDVLFLERDVPWYAAHRDTRGALPGRTELYSSLEDLRARFTSEVQRADLVVVGSYVPQGVEVGGWVQRTARGVTAFYDIDTPVTLAKLGRGDFEYLSPALVPGYRLYLSFTGGPTLQRIERELGSPAARPLYCSCDPELYAPRDGDVRWDLGYLGTYSDDRQPVLERLMLDAAEAWPEGRFVVAGPRYPEGVSWPPNVERMQHLAPPEHAAFYTAQRFTLNVTRADMVRAGYSPSVRLFEAAACGVPIISDDWEGLGTFFTPGRELFVSHGAEQTLRYLRELSEAERQEVGRRARERVLGGHTAAHRARTLEGYAREVASGRAP